A single genomic interval of uncultured Pseudodesulfovibrio sp. harbors:
- the rpsO gene encoding 30S ribosomal protein S15, with amino-acid sequence MVMTAEEKQKIIDEYKTCEGDTGSPEVQVALLTARITYLADHFKAHKKDHHSRTGLLKMVGQRRKLLKYLANKDIQRYRDLIGRLGLRK; translated from the coding sequence GTGGTTATGACTGCTGAAGAAAAACAGAAAATTATTGATGAGTACAAGACCTGCGAAGGCGACACCGGCTCCCCTGAAGTTCAGGTTGCCCTGCTGACCGCCCGCATCACGTACCTCGCCGACCACTTCAAGGCCCACAAGAAGGACCACCACTCCCGCACCGGCCTGCTGAAAATGGTTGGTCAGCGCAGAAAGCTGCTGAAGTACCTTGCCAACAAGGACATTCAGCGCTACCGCGACCTGATCGGTCGTCTCGGACTGCGTAAGTAG